The Trueperaceae bacterium sequence ATGTGGGCAGTGAAACGAGAGGTATCGTCGTGACCATTATCCTGAAGCCTAAGAGCACGATCGAAGATTTGCTGCACCTCGTTTTCGCTAAGGAAGTTAGTGTGAGCATGGTGAGCACCATGATCTGTCGCGGTTGCACCCAAGTTTTTGAAGAAAACTCGGCGTTCTTTTAAGGCCTCGACAAAACTCCTATAGTCACAGATATCGATTCCAGCCCGACTACTCAACAACTGAATATTATTGTGCCAGTCAGGGGTATCGAGATTAAGTAAGCCATCAGGCCTGAAGGTTGGTCGTAACCGGCCCCACCCCTCCTCATGAAGCGAACTGTGGTGCTCAAGCGAATCAGTAGCAGCATCGGTAGTGCACAAAACTTCGATGTCGAAGCGGTCAAAGAGGGCTCGAGGCCTGAAAGCAGGTTGCCTAAGCTTATCCTCGAGCTCATCGTAGATGTCTTGACCAGAATCCCCATTCAGTTGGCTGCTAATACCGAAAACGTTTATTAGTTCGTCCTTAAGCCAAAGAGCTGTGGGCGTTCCTCTGAACAGATGGAAATTCTCAGAAAATTTTTTCCAAATCTGACGATGGTCTACCTCGACAAGACGTCCATCGTTAGAAGGGATACCCAAATCTTCAAGAGCAATACCTTGGCTGTGCAACATGCGAAAAACGTAATGGTCTGAAATTACGAATAAATCACTTGGCGACCCCAATCCTGAATCATTAGCAATGCAGCTAGGTATGACGTGACCGTGAGGGCAAATCAACGGTAAGTTTCTCACGTGGGTGAACACATCACCAGCGAGTTGACGTTGTGTGGGATCGGGTGCAAAGCAACGTTCGGGATCAAGATCCCAAGTAGATATGTTTGAACTACCCACGCGTGCACCTCCAAGAGTTACAAGGGCCTAGCAGAAGCCGAGAGGCCAAATAGTGCCTAGCTTATCGTTTCATATGTTTAACGTGACGAGGTTGATTTTGACGAAAAGGTTCTACAAGAGAATTTCCACGGAGCAAGTCATCTGACATTTTGTCGAAAGAAGACATCCTTGCGTTGAATTGCCTCTGTGAAGTCAGCTATATCTTCTACCCGCAGTCCAAAGCCTGTTCCACTTAACGATTTAGTCTTTGCCACGCCGTTACGGATTTGGCACAGATCCGGGTGGATTGTAGCCACGTCATCATTGGCGGCAGGGAAGAACTGTCGTGAGTTGGCCTCTACGCCAAGGATGGGGTACGTGCGGGCCGCTAGACCTACCGACTGGAGCAAGGCTATTGATGGGTTGGTTAGATCCTGCACTGAGTAAGGCAAGCCAGAATTAATAGCTAGCGGGACAAACAGGAGATTAGACGAAAGGCACTTGCAGCTTTTAATGGCTATTCCTGACCATCCCAGTTCTTGGGCCAGATCGAAGTCAGAAAGCGATGTCAGACTCTCGTCAATCAATACAGGTTTTAGTTTCGAGATTTCCTTCATGTCCCATCGGTTTAGATCAAGGTCACGATCTGTAGGTTGCTCAACGTAAGTTATCTCGTTGAAAATTCGAGGTTCACGAACGTTAATCGCATCGAGGTAATTCATGATGTATTCCGGAGATTCACATTGTTCGTTGGTGTCCACCGTGAGATACGGATGGGAGGGAAGATCTGATCTACTAACGGCTTGTACCTCACGATAAATGTGTGAGACAGCTATGGTACGTTCTACATCCCAGGCGAGGTCATCGCCACGAAGCTTAATTTTAAGGCAATAAACCCCGTCTCGTTTTACCCAATCATCAAGAGAATTAGGGATGCCATCGCGCGGGAGATCTTCTCCCACTTCTCCACGGTGCAGGAGATCGAGTCCACCCACTAAATGAACGACTGGAATTTCTGGAACGTATTTGTCTCGGATAAATTGAGAAGGGTATTTGCCCTTATAGTTTGGCCCAAGATACCGTGACAAATCAAAGTCCAGATGTTCTGGACCGTAACCGTGGAAACTATCAATTTCATTAACTCGACCAAAAGCATCGTGAATGGCATGATCAAGAGGGCTAGCCGAAACTAGGGCACCAAGGAATGGTACTTCCTCACCAGGCGCGTGAAGTTCACTGATCTCTAAAGCAAGCCGACTTAAATCACTTTTGGTTTCCATGAAGATCTCAATCGGATGGGCGAAGCGATTGAAATTTGCAAGGAGCTTCCCGTAGTCTTCAAAAAGGTCACACATAACCCGGTTTTTAACTTCGTGATTAACCCTCGATGTTGGCCAAGCCCACAAGTCCATAAGGAACATTGCGCCCCACCCAGATGCCACTCTGCCTGCCTGGTTCTCGACTGTGACCTTAGCGTAAGCAATTGGGAGTTTTTCGACAACCACAGCACCGAACTTAAGTGGAGTGCGGCATTGGGTACTAACAAGTAAGGTTTCTACCTTCCGGATTAGAACATCACTCTTCACAAAAACTTTTGCCCCCGGGCTGCACTAAGCATACGAGACCATTCATCGTTGGTAAGTACGACTTCATCGGCAGCTACCGAGGATTCTAATCGAGTAGGACGGGAAGTCCCAATGATTGGCATTATTTCTGCAGGGTGATGAAGGAGCCAGGCCAAAACAATGGCCTCTTCTGGACAGCCTTTCTTTGCAGCTATGTCTTTAACGAGTCGGTTAGTTTCAAGAGTTGTATCGGGTGCGTCATCAGGGGGGTTAACGATGTGGCCCTGGGCTGCGGGTGACCAAGCTTGGATCTGAAGACCATGGAGACGACAATAGTCTAGTAGACCTGAGACTCCAGTGGCCTCCGCAATGCCGGTTTGATTTACAGATAGACCATCAGAAATGAGGCCGTGGTGCAAGAGGCTTAGTTTGAGTTGGTTAGCAACTAAGGGCTCATCAAGGGATCCTTGTAGAAGAGCTATTTGACTTGCACTCTGATTACTAACCCCAAAGTGGCGGACCATACCTCTTGACTTCAGTAGTGCGAAGGCCCGGGCTACTTCGTCTGGCTCCACAAGTGGATCCGGCCGGTGCAGGAGTAACAGATCTAGCTGTTCGACCTTGAGTCGCCTGAGGCTGCCTTCGACTGAACTTACAATTCGTTCGTAGCTGAAATCGTAGCGAGTTTCCTCGCCTCCCTCTAAAAATCGTATGCCACATTTGCTTTGCAGTACCATTCGCTCCCGAGCATCGGGAATGGCTTCCCAAACAGCCGAGAAGACCTCTTCGCATTTGCCGTAAGCGTAAATATCTGCGTGATCGAAGAAGGTAATCCCGTTTTCCAGGGCTGCTTCAACGATCTGTATTCCTTTGCGAATTTCTTCAGGCGTCACCGGTGACAGGTCCCAGGAGGCAAGCGAAGCAGTTCCGTAAGAAAGGCGTGAAACATCTAGTTCTGTATGGGGGATGCGGACTTTCGTAATTGTGGACATCCCCGTATTCTATCGTCGAGTGGAGCGTAACTGACGCTGATGGGGTCTTAATCAAGTCCTAGACAACACTAAACACATGTTTATCTAAATCGCT is a genomic window containing:
- a CDS encoding glucuronate isomerase; translation: MSTWDLDPERCFAPDPTQRQLAGDVFTHVRNLPLICPHGHVIPSCIANDSGLGSPSDLFVISDHYVFRMLHSQGIALEDLGIPSNDGRLVEVDHRQIWKKFSENFHLFRGTPTALWLKDELINVFGISSQLNGDSGQDIYDELEDKLRQPAFRPRALFDRFDIEVLCTTDAATDSLEHHSSLHEEGWGRLRPTFRPDGLLNLDTPDWHNNIQLLSSRAGIDICDYRSFVEALKERRVFFKNLGATATDHGAHHAHTNFLSENEVQQIFDRALRLQDNGHDDTSRFTAHMLLEMARMSCDDGLVMQLHVGSFRNHSARVFDDFGPDMGADIPVSTEWTQSLQTLLNTFGTDPNFRVIIFTLDETTYSRELAPLAGFYPSLRLGPPWWFFDSVLGIERYLDSVIETAGIYNTVGFNDDTRAFASIPARHDVWRRVTSNWIAGRVVRGLIDEDQAADIAWELAYGLAKRAYRL
- a CDS encoding aldo/keto reductase encodes the protein MTKVRIPHTELDVSRLSYGTASLASWDLSPVTPEEIRKGIQIVEAALENGITFFDHADIYAYGKCEEVFSAVWEAIPDARERMVLQSKCGIRFLEGGEETRYDFSYERIVSSVEGSLRRLKVEQLDLLLLHRPDPLVEPDEVARAFALLKSRGMVRHFGVSNQSASQIALLQGSLDEPLVANQLKLSLLHHGLISDGLSVNQTGIAEATGVSGLLDYCRLHGLQIQAWSPAAQGHIVNPPDDAPDTTLETNRLVKDIAAKKGCPEEAIVLAWLLHHPAEIMPIIGTSRPTRLESSVAADEVVLTNDEWSRMLSAARGQKFL